A stretch of Nitrososphaerota archaeon DNA encodes these proteins:
- a CDS encoding MFS transporter, with protein MRKPSKPFPPTSLGLSSELQKQALRLILLLGLVSLLADVTYEGARSIVGPYLALLGASAFTIGFVSGFSELLGYAFRLASGSLVDRLRRYWSILLLGYFINLISVPLLALAGRWEVAALLIFAERLGKAIRTPARDVVLSYASSNIGLGKGYAIHEVLDQVGAILGPFIVAAVFLYGGSYREGFALLAVPAASALLTLSLVARAHPKPERMEKVSEGLPAAEGAGVVRAYLLFVGFSVAGFAPYQLIAYHMSALGFADATIPLLFSLAMGVDAVAALVVGRYFDRFGLSLLVAIPVFTALVTPLAFSEKQLLIALAPVFWGVVMGMHETILRAGVAKILPAAKRGVGFGALNAVLGIAWFIGGSALGSLYNVGYWYLVSFSVALEICSIPPFILLIKRMKRYQAKVSQSA; from the coding sequence ATGCGAAAACCTTCTAAACCTTTCCCCCCAACCTCTCTTGGTTTGAGTAGCGAGCTGCAGAAACAAGCCCTACGCCTTATTCTGCTGCTTGGGTTAGTGAGTCTTTTAGCAGATGTGACCTACGAAGGCGCTAGGAGCATCGTCGGACCATACCTTGCCCTCTTAGGCGCCTCAGCGTTCACAATCGGTTTCGTAAGCGGGTTTAGTGAGCTGCTCGGCTACGCCTTCCGCTTGGCCTCAGGCTCGCTAGTAGATAGGCTTAGGAGATATTGGTCCATACTGCTCTTAGGCTACTTCATCAACCTAATCTCTGTCCCACTTCTAGCTCTTGCTGGCAGATGGGAGGTCGCTGCGCTACTGATCTTCGCTGAGCGGTTAGGTAAGGCGATCAGAACGCCTGCTCGAGACGTTGTTCTTTCGTACGCCTCCTCTAATATAGGTTTAGGGAAAGGCTATGCTATACACGAAGTTCTGGATCAAGTAGGTGCGATCCTAGGCCCATTTATAGTGGCGGCTGTCTTCCTCTACGGTGGCAGTTATCGTGAAGGCTTCGCCCTATTGGCTGTGCCCGCAGCATCAGCTCTACTCACGCTCTCTCTAGTGGCGCGGGCTCACCCTAAGCCTGAGCGTATGGAGAAGGTATCTGAAGGTCTCCCCGCAGCGGAGGGTGCTGGTGTTGTTAGAGCATACCTTCTGTTTGTTGGTTTTAGCGTCGCTGGCTTTGCACCTTATCAGCTGATCGCTTACCATATGAGTGCTTTGGGTTTCGCCGATGCTACGATACCTCTGCTCTTCTCTTTGGCTATGGGTGTTGATGCTGTAGCCGCGTTGGTCGTTGGAAGGTACTTTGATAGATTCGGGCTCAGCCTATTGGTTGCGATACCTGTCTTCACCGCTCTGGTAACCCCTCTTGCCTTCTCTGAGAAGCAGCTCCTTATCGCCTTAGCTCCTGTCTTCTGGGGTGTCGTAATGGGTATGCACGAAACCATTCTGAGGGCTGGTGTTGCCAAGATTTTACCGGCAGCGAAAAGAGGTGTCGGATTCGGCGCGTTGAATGCCGTGTTAGGCATAGCTTGGTTTATAGGTGGTAGCGCTCTCGGTTCGCTCTATAACGTTGGTTATTGGTATTTGGTCTCCTTCTCAGTAGCGCTTGAGATATGCTCTATTCCACCCTTCATTCTGCTGATTAAGAGGATGAAGCGCTATCAAGCTAAGGTCAGCCAGAGCGCATAA